One region of Corvus moneduloides isolate bCorMon1 chromosome 1, bCorMon1.pri, whole genome shotgun sequence genomic DNA includes:
- the SQLE gene encoding squalene monooxygenase, which translates to MMWTFLGIASFIYVYKKCGDLMTYANKEVLLSVLVFFSLGLVLSYRYHFRGPRQRQQQKQKSHLGVLSDVLSTLPLVGFFWAKPTPGSQQVEQPKSRKGKREVNFSDVYLTETAPNAALSPRYDPEIIIVGSGVLGSSLATVLSRDGRKVTVIERDLKEPDRIVGELLQPGGFNALRDLGLEDTVEGIDSQIVNGYIIHDLESKLEVEIPYPTSEDGHVASGRSFHHGQFIMGLRRAAMAEPNAKFIEGTVLQLLEEDDCVVGVQYKDKETGDTKELHAPLTVVADGLFSKFRKNLVSNKVTVSSHFVGCILKDASQFKANYAELVLAKTSPVLIYKISSTETRILVDIRGEMPKNLKEYMIENIYPQLPDHLKEPFLIAVQNDRLRTMPASFLPPSAVNKKGVLLLGDAYNIRHPLTGGGMSVILNDVKIWRSLLQDIPDLYEDADVLKAKRTFYWSRKKSHSFVVNVLAQALYELFAATDDSLHQLKKACFHYFRLGGECVSGPVGLLSVLSPKPMVLIGHFFAVALYAVYFCFKSESWITTPRAIFSSGAILYRSCSIIFPLIYSEMKYLVY; encoded by the exons ATGATGTGGACCTTTCTGGGTATCGCCTCCTTCATATACGTGTATAAGAAGTGTGGAGACCTCATGACTTACGCTAATAAGGAGGTACTGCTCTCCGTGCTGGTGTTTTTCTCGCTCGGCTTGGTGCTGTCGTACAGGTACCACTTCAGGGGgcccaggcagcggcagcagcagaagcagaagtcGCACCTGGGGGTGCTCTCTGATGTGCTCTCAACTTTGCCGCTGGTTGGCTTCTTCTGGGCCAAACCGACCCCGGGATCTCAACAAGTTGAACAACCCAAATCCAGAAAG GGTAAAAGAGAAGTGAACTTCTCAGATGTGTATCTGACAGAGACCGCTCCAAATGCAGCATTGTCACCCCGGTATGATCCAGAAATTATCATTGTGGGGTCAGGCGTCCTTGGTTCTTCCTTGGCCACGGTGCTTTCAAGGGATGGAAGGAAGGTGACTGTGATAGAGCGGGACCTGAAAGAACCTGACAGGATAGTTGGAGAATTGCTGCAGCCTGGAGGATTTAATGCTCTTCGAGACTTGGGTCTTGAAG ATACGGTAGAAGGTATTGATTCACAAATAGTAAATGGTTACATAATTCATGACCTGGAGAGCAAGTTGGAAGTTGAGATTCCTTATCCAACATCTGAAGACGGACATGTGGCCAGTGGAAGATCTTTTCATCATGGCCAGTTTATCATGGGTCTCCGACGGGCAGCTATGGCAGAGCCCAA TGCAAAATTCATTGAAGGGACTGTGTTACAGTTACTTGAGGAAGATGACTGTGTCGTGGGCGTTCAGTACAAGGACAAAGAAACTGGAGACACTAAG GAACTTCATGCTCCACTTACAGTTGTAGCTGATGGACTGTTCTCCAAGTTCAGGAAAAACTTGGTATCCAACAAAGTTACTGTTTCATCCCATTTTGTTGGTTGCATTTTGAAG gaTGCATCACAGTTTAAAGCTAATTATGCTGAACTTGTTTTAGCTAAAACGAGTCCAGTGCTAATCTATAAGATTTCTTCAACTGAAACTCGGATTCTTGTTGATATTCGAGGAGAAATGCCAAAAAATTTAAAGGAATACATGATTGAGAACATTTATCCACAACTACCTG ATCACTTAAAGGAACCATTCTTAATAGCAGTTCAGAATGATCGTTTAAGGACTATGCCAGCCAGCTTCTTGCCTCCTTCAGCTGTAAACAAGAAAG GTGTTCTTCTTTTAGGAGATGCATATAATATAAGACACCCTCTAACTGGTGGAGGAATGAGTGTTATTTTAAATGATGTTAAAATATGGAGAAGTTTGCTTCAGGATATCCCAGACCTTTATGAAGATGCTGACGTTCTTAAG gcaaaaagaacattttactggtcgagaaaaaaatctcattcttTTGTAGTGAATGTTCTTGCCCAGGCACTTTATGAACTATTTGCTGCCACAGATG ATTCCTTGCATCAGCTAAAGAAAGCCTGTTTCCATTACTTCAGACTTGGAGGAGAATGTGTCTCAGGTCCTGTTGGATTGCTCTCAGT gtTATCTCCTAAACCAATGGTATTGATTGGCCACTTCTTTGCTGTGGCCTTatatgctgtttatttttgctttaagtCAGAGTCCTGGATCACCACGCCTCGAGCAATTTTCAGTAGTGGAGCTATTCTTTACCGGAGCTGCTCTATAATATTTCCACTTATTTACTCTGAAATGAAGTATTTAGTCTATTAA